In one window of Gossypium hirsutum isolate 1008001.06 chromosome A01, Gossypium_hirsutum_v2.1, whole genome shotgun sequence DNA:
- the LOC107925672 gene encoding ubiquitin-conjugating enzyme E2 variant 1D yields the protein MTLGSGGSSVVVPRNFRLLEELERGEKGIGDGTVSYGMDDGDDIYMRSWTGTIIGPHNTVHEGRIYQLKLFCDKDYPEKPPSVRFHSRINMTCVNHETGVVEPKKFGLLANWQREYTMEDLLTQLKKEMAAPHNRKLVQPPEGTYF from the exons ATGACGCTTGGCTCAGGAGGATCCAGTGTTGTGG TGCCTCGGAACTTCAGATTGCTGGAGGAGCTTGAGCGTGGAGAAAAAGGTATTGGAGATGGTACTGTCAGCTATGGAATGGATGACGGAGATGACATTTACATGCGCTCTTGGACTGGCACCATTATTGGTCCTCATAAT ACTGTACATGAAGGTCGAATCTATCAGCTGAAGCTGTTCTGTGATAAAGATTATCCAGAGAAGCCACCAAGCGTCCGTTTTCATTCAAGAATCAACATGACTTGTGTTAACCACGAAACTGGAGTG GTGGAACCAAAGAAGTTTGGACTTCTTGCAAATTGGCAGAGGGAGTATACCATGGAGGATTTACTGACACAGCTGAAAAAGGAGATGGCAGCACCACATAACCGAAAGCTGGTTCAACCTCCCGAGGGTACCTACTTCTAG
- the LOC107925557 gene encoding transcription repressor OFP15 has translation MGKKIKFPFLSNAKNNIVRQPKSSWQWPSCHQPRTLSFRTDNNTTLFKTINSAYLDAIIIADENETPPSDDCLETVIRGLRSDRLFFKPGETSSIMEEATKPSEEDDEEEEDGLPFKESVVLSMESRDPYVDFRESMEEMVEAQGLNDWEELEQLLCWYLKANGKCNHGFIIGAFIDLLVGKLTIVSSNPKSDNCSPSSPLSFYTSSSSSSSSSSSEDCSSATINEAVKEIDDNSCHCLFEADNKKEMIIIEGIMQKQIRNEHV, from the exons ATGGGGAAGAAAATCAAGTTCCCTTTTCTCTCCAATGCCAAGAACAACATCGTACGACAACCTAAATCCTCTTGGCAATGGCCTTCTTGTCACCAACCACGAACCCTCTCTTTTAGAACGGATAACAACACCACCCTTTTCAAGACCATCAACTCAGCTTACTTAGATGCCATTATCATAGCCGATGAAAATGAAACACCCCCATCCGACGACTGTTTAGAGACTGTCATCCGTGGTTTAAGGTCTGATAGGCTGTTCTTCAAGCCTGGTGAAACGAGTTCAATCATGGAAGAAGCAACAAAACCAAGTGAAGAAGatgacgaagaagaagaagatgggtTGCCTTTTAAAGAAAGTGTGGTCTTATCAATGGAGTCACGAGATCCATACGTTGATTTCAGGGAATCCATGGAAGAAATGGTTGAAGCTCAAGGGTTAAATGATTGGGAAGAGCTTGAACAACTCTTGTGTTGGTATTTAAAAGCTAATGGGAAATGTAACCATGGGTTCATCATTGGTGCTTTCATTGATTTACTTGTGGGAAAACTCACCATTGTTTCTTCTAACCCAAAATCTGATAATTGTTCTCCTTCTTCTCCATTATCTTTTTAcacttcttcttcatcttcttcatcttcgtcTTCCTCTGAAGATTGTTCTTCGGCAACGATTAATGAAGCTGTGAAAGAGATTGATGATAATAGCTGTCATTGTTTATTCGAAGCTGACAACAAAAAAGAGATGATTATTATTGAAG GTATCATGCAAAAACAAATCAGGAACGAACACGTGTAG